Proteins encoded together in one Ptiloglossa arizonensis isolate GNS036 chromosome 9, iyPtiAriz1_principal, whole genome shotgun sequence window:
- the Pig-l gene encoding phosphatidylinositol glycan anchor biosynthesis class L, with the protein MLDLDFIREYLSLQINEAICWWWYYIKEISWQLLIATVAYLCVCVCLYSILKRVSHTAWQLPGPPARILLVTAHPDDEVMFFGPLVYWVTKLKASEIYLLCLTTGGNKRRKEELWDCTKMLGIPEANVTIIMSTELPDDQNVQWPTEVVAECILQHVESYKINAVVTFDKHGISRHKNHISLYFAIAALCIEKKVPSYCKLYVLESVNIIRKYVQLLDLPISLLSASYWYLVTYDQKKIIKNAMIAHKSQYVWFRKLYMIFSRYTFINTFQEVSALDLELDLEFDDE; encoded by the exons ATGTTAGATCTCGATTTTATTAGGGAATACCTTAGTCTgcaaattaatgaagcaatttgTTGGTGGTGGTATTATATCAAAGAAATTTCATGGCAATTGTTAATTGCTACTGTCGCGTACCTTTGCGTTTGTGTTTGTCTTTATTCAATCTTGAAAAGAGTCAGCCACACAGCGTGGCAGCTTCCAGGTCCACCTGCCCGAATATTGTTAGTCACTGCTCATCCTGATGATGAAGTCATGTTCTTTGGTCCACTGGTATACTGGGTCACAAAATTGAAGGCTAGTGAGATTTATCTCCTTTGTCTTACCACTG gtggaaataaaagaaggaaagaagagCTATGGGATTGTACCAAAATGTTAGGAATTCCAGAAGCTAATGTAACTATAATAAT GAGTACAGAGTTACCTGATGATCAAAATGTACAATGGCCAACAGAAGTAGTGGCAGAATGTATTTTACAACATGTAGAAAGTTATAAAATCAATGCAGTTGTAACATTTGACAAACATGGCATAAGTCGACACAAGAATCACATTTCCTTATACTTTGCCATAGCTGCATTATGCATTGAAAAGAAAGTACCGTCTT atTGTAAGCTGTACGTATTAGAGTCTGTGAATATAATTAGAAAATATGTACAGCTTCTAGATTTACCAATTAGTTTATTATCTGCTTCCTACTGGTATTTAGTAACATATgatcaaaaaaaaataataaaa AATGCCATGATTGCACACAAGTCCCAGTATGTCTGGTTTCGAAAATTATACATGATATTTTCACGGTACACGTTCATTAATACCTTTCAAGAAGTGAGTGCTCTCGACCTGGAGTTGGACCTCGAGTTTGACGATGAGTAA
- the M6 gene encoding neuronal membrane glycoprotein M6 isoform X2 gives MGNLCNDCMARVPYATLIATIMCCLGVGIFCGTMYRGVTLGSLMMDQVFHLRLGWLEAVQLTFATIGASMAALGFMILCVGCLATGATRHKVYRAWRSRVGGRISCAVFMTITYILQLGWLLIFAFLVIITWIFTIFWGLCSNPRVQSLDQCIDFTQFSFIFPNNTRIEDMKVCGPQEVKLFCKDFVEKAEVMFILATVAAMLVVLSLIHYLMCLSANYAHIRDHEKFQELQELQFLQDPGDPDSPQPGMGTLSSHHRAKDRF, from the exons ATGG GGAATCTTTGTAATGATTGTATGGCTAGAGTGCCATACGCAACCCTTATTGCAACCATAATGTGTTGTTTAGGAGTAGGTATATTCTGTGGCACAATGTATAGAGGTGTTACATTGGGTTCTTTGATGATGGATCAG gTGTTTCACTTACGACTTGGATGGTTGGAAGCTGTACAGTTGACTTTTGCAACAATTGGTGCTAGTATGGCAGCTTTAGGTTTCATGATATTATGTGTTGGTTGTCTTGCAACTGGAGCTACAAGGCATAAAGTATATCGTGCATGGAGATCTAGAGTTGGTGGACGTATTTCCTGTGCCGTT tTTATGACAATTACATACATTCTTCAATTAGGCTGGCTTTTGATATTCGCATTCTTGGTTATAATTACTTGGATTTTCACTATATTTTGGGGATTATGCAGTAATCCTCGAGTTCAGTCTCTTGATCAATGCATTGATTTCACTCAATTCA GTTTCATATTCCCAAATAATACAAGAATCGAAGATATGAAAGTATGTGGACCACAAGAAGTGAAACTATTTTGTAAAGATTTTGTTGAAAAAGCAGAGGTGATGTTTATCTTGGCAACAGTGGCTGCAATGCTAGTTGTATTAAGTCTCATACACTATTTAATGTGTCTGTCTGCCAACTACGCGCATATCCGAGATCatgaaaaatttcaagaattgCAAGAACTTCAATTTCTGCAAGATCCAGGAGATCCAGATTCTCCTCAGCCCGGTATGGGAACTTTGAGCTCACATCATCGTGCTAAGGACAGATTCTAG
- the M6 gene encoding neuronal membrane glycoprotein M6 isoform X1: MRNLQETTDNIPLRRKFDSNISIDRFSEKSLHGLEFEIRSCRNLCNDCMARVPYATLIATIMCCLGVGIFCGTMYRGVTLGSLMMDQVFHLRLGWLEAVQLTFATIGASMAALGFMILCVGCLATGATRHKVYRAWRSRVGGRISCAVFMTITYILQLGWLLIFAFLVIITWIFTIFWGLCSNPRVQSLDQCIDFTQFSFIFPNNTRIEDMKVCGPQEVKLFCKDFVEKAEVMFILATVAAMLVVLSLIHYLMCLSANYAHIRDHEKFQELQELQFLQDPGDPDSPQPGMGTLSSHHRAKDRF, encoded by the exons atgaGAAATTTACAAGAAACAACTGATAATATACCGTTGCGTAGAAAGTTTGACAGTAACATTAGTATAGATAGATTTTCTGAGAAAAGTCTTCATGGGCTTGAGTTTGAAATTCGATCTTGCA GGAATCTTTGTAATGATTGTATGGCTAGAGTGCCATACGCAACCCTTATTGCAACCATAATGTGTTGTTTAGGAGTAGGTATATTCTGTGGCACAATGTATAGAGGTGTTACATTGGGTTCTTTGATGATGGATCAG gTGTTTCACTTACGACTTGGATGGTTGGAAGCTGTACAGTTGACTTTTGCAACAATTGGTGCTAGTATGGCAGCTTTAGGTTTCATGATATTATGTGTTGGTTGTCTTGCAACTGGAGCTACAAGGCATAAAGTATATCGTGCATGGAGATCTAGAGTTGGTGGACGTATTTCCTGTGCCGTT tTTATGACAATTACATACATTCTTCAATTAGGCTGGCTTTTGATATTCGCATTCTTGGTTATAATTACTTGGATTTTCACTATATTTTGGGGATTATGCAGTAATCCTCGAGTTCAGTCTCTTGATCAATGCATTGATTTCACTCAATTCA GTTTCATATTCCCAAATAATACAAGAATCGAAGATATGAAAGTATGTGGACCACAAGAAGTGAAACTATTTTGTAAAGATTTTGTTGAAAAAGCAGAGGTGATGTTTATCTTGGCAACAGTGGCTGCAATGCTAGTTGTATTAAGTCTCATACACTATTTAATGTGTCTGTCTGCCAACTACGCGCATATCCGAGATCatgaaaaatttcaagaattgCAAGAACTTCAATTTCTGCAAGATCCAGGAGATCCAGATTCTCCTCAGCCCGGTATGGGAACTTTGAGCTCACATCATCGTGCTAAGGACAGATTCTAG